The sequence below is a genomic window from Lolium perenne isolate Kyuss_39 chromosome 7, Kyuss_2.0, whole genome shotgun sequence.
gggtgcgccaccgctattttttttctattttttgaaaaaaattcatcaaaatctaaaacctgaaaaagtcatgtttctgttttccaattgacgaatccattttttgtccaaacggccgtaggcagttgaattcgaataggaaatttcgagtagatcgattttgatataaaaaagtttttcatcggaggtcgtatgcaaccagaaatctcgttttaccgaaacatgacgccattttgcataatacatcgaaattcaaattttcaaagtttcactaaaactagatcacatattacatgggcatctcgaaggattttattttttgaaatttctatctatttcttttattttttccaaacccgaaaaggcgatccacggggggggggggtgtggaaATGTTTGGGCACCAGTTAGCAGTGGCACACCAAGCATGGTGCACCACTACTAAGTGATGCCCAAACATGTCCATCATCCCctttacatagcaatggcgcaccatgtagaggtgcgccactgctacataaaatagctgtggcgcacctctacatggtgcgccattactatgtataaggctgggtcaaacccatggtcaaacttagtggtggcgcaccacagaagaggtgcgccactactacattttttatagtggcccaccactttccggtgcgccactgctaagtagtagtggcgcactgccctcctggtgcgccactaacacccatcttacggctaggccttttcgtaTTAGtgtgcgcctggtggcagaggctatggcatggcgaggcagtgctcgcgcggccatagcagctgcaagacccagggtaggcgccggcgttacgccgacgagcacgaacaccaccacagcagcacgacACGGAGACGATggcactggtactgcaagcagcaccgcaccaggtcggtctcagggggctcgcatgtcgacggcgaggacgggagttcgccggagaccaccaaatcgcccgaggcgattctccagtggatccagagaggaggcgattcgccaggagaggaggtaatcggagaaaccacgcggacagatcgacagatcgtctcgcggcggttcagatcaggtaggtggcgaaggtagggaggccaggagatggccggagcacggcggcggccatggcggcgacgccatcgccacgggagtcgcgagagattagggttagggcgagcgagtgagagagacgcgtgagtgagcgaggtgggccgcttcggcgccaccgaaccgctATGGGGCATGCCTTAGTGGgttgtcccatgggcttaggttaatgggctggcccaataggggccggggggtattttggacttttcacaatttagaaaaaggccagaatttcaccaattttaaGTAAatgaaatacaactctaaaaatccattaaaaattggattggtgaatgaaaaataattcttaaccagaataaaatataagacagaatttaagaaacaaattcacatttatgaatttgatgaatttaaaataataaattggaatttcaaactattatttccttgtatttaaaaatcaaggaaaaatctcaaataagttcaaatacttattttcaaacatttcaaaatgaaattatattattccaagtcatttctattgagaaaggtatttttcaaagaaaaatactctattccctttttattccaaaaatatagatGCAGCTCTATTATTTCAACtcatttttggaatgaataatgaatcaccaagtaaagtagttttactttgaattattttactttatgtgaattaaagtggtttacacattaaatcaattgcaagttactgccaaaggcataaatcttaactcaaccctaaatttgcaataactcattggggtaaaggggttcaacataaaataatacattcatgattgcattatttggattttataacattgtccttaccggacaatgatgcttcttacagaacccgaggtccaggttccatcaactgcgtttaactgcactatctcgcagtccacaggcaagttcacccttgctcatgtcaacttgagtattttctactactttaatgcaaagctatatacttatcattcctgcatcgcaaataaaatgttactttccaactatgaatatgactatgtggctggcaatggaaccatggtatgtgttgatatggtggaggttccattgcatgggttatattaacctaggattaaCCACCAATACCgtacagtgattctagcgccgtacgaaccgcgttaaccatgagatctataatggctctagggaagccagccgtatcttttcccttctgcacgctgacggactggtagagctgcggggtgttggaggcactgtcgtaggttgggatagccttttaaatccccatccattagtgatgttagctctacggtctatgatggattgtccggagtacaccgtgagtaaagccgtattatcggaagaagtctactgggggtgtacggtcggacaaaagggtgggtttgcagtcgcgaagaaggcggtgtgggcttggatatttatacctggcctcacaccaaaggaagtgtgaacgggggcaagtccctgcggatggcaaaaagggtgggatctcttgtgggaaaagtaacgcacctctgcagagtgtatcaaattgtggctatcactccttgttccgggaagggaactgcgaacgcggcaggaaaggaactccacgaagttctggtcaacctgtgaagactgacgggcatagttttcataataaaagcaaccttttgaagaaatgatttcaaaacatgcattgacctgcgatttcctgatcaatggtcgtagctagtgcatcaaacattttttactcttttagaacttgctgagtacctctgtactcactttctttcgacacccttgctagactgtgatccggaagtggaggccatcaacgatggagcaccagaaggaagctacgagctggtctacgaggaacctgatcttaccggtggagttgaaggagtagactatgggatagtctacgtaagcgatgacacggaggtggaggagtagtgatataccctagcatcatagagccgagcaacgtagaacttacctaaataagttgttgagctctcttttatatatgttataagttgtaatcgtacttaagtagtatcttagggtgttctcataggacctgtgagaataccaacttgttaagacaatgtttgtaataatatatggagtgttatgacctgcaatatttctgttgtaccactctgagggatatggcaatttgtgaagaagtcccttcacaaagatcatatcaacgacttgtatactacaacatgcagtggtatgctgggtcaccgcaaataAGTTCCAGGCGGCGTATGATCATGTGAGGTGGGTTCCCGTTAGCGGCATCGGCATGAAGGACTTGGTATAGTTCTCAACCTCAACTTGTTCTTTCGTTGTTTGCACATACGTTTGTCATTGTTGTCTCGCTTTGCTCTAGGTGTGGCAAGCTTTGGATTACTTCAAAACGGTGAATGAAGGAAGGACCTTTGCCTTCTCTCATTATTGGAAGGAACTCCCGGGAACCCCCAAGTTCAACGAGGGGTACAAGGGGTACATGGCGAGCTTGATTGGCAGCAAGACTGCCAAAGATACCActgtcattgaccttgatggtggccagccttgcggtagctccgcttctcgtgcaagCCGTCCACGAGGCCACAAGGCAACCAAGGCCAACATGAAGCGTTATGCTTCGGCCATGCATTTGTTCGGCACCTTGAAAGTATTGTATGCTGAAAAagaggtgtccacggacaagagggatgagaggaAGCGCCGGGAGAAGGAAGAGGACATGAAGAACAAATACGATGTCTAAAACAGGAAGCTTGAGATTGAAGAGGCCAATGCCAAGACAAGGGCTAGGGAAGTGGAGCTCAAAGAGAAAGAATTGGATCTCATTGCAGCGGTAAAGGCCAAAAAGGTGGATCTGAAGGAGGAAGAAGTTGAGCTAAAACGCCAATCCGGGGACCACATGATCATGACCGCCGACTTGACCGCTATGAACGAGGTCACGAGATCTTGATTCGAGAAGAGGTAGAAGGGGATGTCATGGTACATTTTATTTGATATTAATCTATATTTTTAGATGTTATTTATAAATCTATGTGACCAAATGGCCGATATTGGCCGCGTTGGCCAAATGAGGTGGCCGCTGCGTCGGGTGCACATCGCGACCCAAAATTTCGGACGCCCACCCAAACGGACGCAAACGGGCTCGCGGGCGCGCCCATTTGGGTCGCCCATTAGAGATGGCCTTAGAGCATCTTCAACAGACACACTTGGCGCACCGCGCGGAAAAACAATCATCCATCGTTGCTTTTCCAGTTTTAGCGCGCACGTTAGCGAGTCGCTTCACCAGATGCTGGAAAATTTAGCGCTTCGCTATCAAGCGCTTCACCACGCGCGTGGGGCAGGATTTTGGCACTTGATCAAATACAATATGCAACCACGTGAACACAAAAAAATGAAATATATGGGAGACATGGTTCAAGAGCAAGACATAATTCAAGACCACCAACTAAAGGAAACATAGTTCATTCATCATCACCATCTTCTTTTGCACCTCCATCTTATTTTTCATCTTCATTTTGAACTTCGGTTGTGTGTGCACCATTGGGAGTAGAATGAATTGGAGGGGATGATGTGAAGCTACCATTGGGAGTAGGCATGAATGACATTGTAGAAACCATTGACATGAATCCACCCGGAGTAGGCATGGATGACATTGGAGCTCCCATGGCATCCATTCCTACATTCCCTCACATGCCTTCCATTCATCCAATTGAACTCATCCCTCCCATGGAACTCATCTCTCCCTTGGAACGCATTCCTCCCATGCTTCCCATGGTACTCATGCCTCCCATGATACTTATTCCTCCATAGCCTCCCATGCCACCCATAGAACTCATTCCACCCATGACTTCATAGCATCCCATGGCTCTCATGGTACTCAACCTTTTCTGCGCCAAGATTTGATCATGCATGAGGTTGATGTACTCCTTTTGTCTGTCATCAAGGTTGTATGTGTCCATCAAAAAGAAGTTCTTCGATCTCATTCTCAATGAGGCACCTCAGTCTCGGCCCTCTTCTCCTCTAGTGCCAACCTTCTCTCGTCAGCGGCCGACACCCTCCTCCTTTCAGCCTCGACATCTTTCTCTCTACTCAACTTCCTCTCCTCTGCCGCATCATTTCTCTCTTGCACCATAGCTGCTATAACTTTGTTAAAatcttcatctttggacttgttCCTTGCTAGTTTAGCTTGTTTCTTTTCAATTGGTCTTCCCCTTGTTGTTTTTGCAATCGAGTTAGGAGCTTCTTCACTTGATGATGAATCTTCAAGGCCAGTGACACCATCTATTGTttccttgattgcttttcttaacTTGATTGGGACTTCAAATCCATCATGATTCCTCCACTTTTCTTCATTCTTTAGTTTACTCCAACAATGGTACAAAACAAATTTCTTCCCTTCAACCATCTTGCCCTTCTTGTTCGGCTTAGGATCTCCCATGAATAAATTCTGAGCAATCTTGTTCTACATAAGTAAAAATAGTTATTAGTGCAAATAGCACAAATAAACATGATGAAAGTAACAATTTAGTGCATATGAAACTTACCCTATCTTTCTCATTGGTGCCACTTGTGTTTATTTTGTCAAGTTGTGCCAACACCCCCGACAACTTTGAACAATCGGTGTTGATAACTCCCCATCACCATCTGCATCCCCTTGTGCAAATTCTATTGTATAAGTCTATAATTCTTGCCTAGTATGTATCTTTTGTTTGATCTGTGACGGTAGACAGATCCATACCCACCTTGCACCACGTTTGGCAAAGCAAAACATCTTCTTTGGCAGTGACCAAACCCTCACCATCTGCATCCACTCTATATGTACGTACCACTATCAAGATGTATAGACGAATATTCTTGCGAATAACTAGAGCCAACATTCATGTGTGACATAAATGTCTCATCATAACACTACATACAAATTGCTATCAAATCCTATTTATCCACACAAATACTATTCATCTAAACATGTATGTAGCAAAGAGTAAGTCCATAACTTGATGTCATATCGTCGCCCATGTTGGGCGTGCCTGAATCCGGTGCAAATGATCGTGAAAAATGTTTAACTATGAATCTATGATGTCCAGCCACCTCCGTCCCTGTAGATTTTCACAACAAAAGTTAAGCTGGAGTAGCATACAGCTGGCTACTTGCTCCTAGGCAGCAGGGCGCTGTTGGATTGCCTATGAACTGCCCAATTGATGAACTGGAAATTAAGGAGAGCGACCAGATCGTAACAAGCACTCCGTCCAGCACAAAGAATCGTACTATGACAAGAACTCAGAGTTATTCAAAGACAAGAGTACGGACCAGACTCTCATCAGTTTTCTACATCTCGTAGAGGACGGCCGACTCATGCCGGAAGTCGGGATCCTCCACTGCTATATAAGCAGAAGTACCCGCCCTCTTGTCTCCACCAAACGAACCAAGCAAATCAATCGAGCCAGCACCACAAACCACATACCAGCATCGAAAACAACTTCTCCAGCCAGCGAAACACGAAACCTCGAGCAGCTAGCTACCGACGGGAATCAACATGGCCATCGGCACTAGGGGTCTCGCCGCCGTCGCGATGATCTCCGTCGccctcctgctcctgctcatcTTTCCTACcaccgccgccgcggccgccgttCCAAGCATCGACGCCAGGCGGACGCGCCACCTGCCGCTGCCACCAGGACTCCTGCGCGGCCCGGAGAGCGTCGCCTTTGACAACAAAGGCCAGGGCCCCTACAGCGGCGTCTCCGACGGCCGCGTGCTCAGGTGGAACGGGGACGCTCTCGGATGGACGACCTACTCGTACAGCCCTGGCTACAGCAGCGAAGCGTGCACGGCGTCCGCCCTTCGCCCGGAGACTGCCACCGAGAGCCAGTGTGGCCGCCCGCTCGGCCTGCGCTTCCACCTCAACTCCGGCTACCTGTATGTGGCCGACGCCTACAAGGGGCTCATGCGGGTTGCGCCAGGTGGTGGCGAGGCGATGGTGTTGGTCACCGAGGTTGATGGCGTGCCTCTCCGATTCACCAACGGGGTGGACGTTGACCAAGTCACCGGTGAGGTCTATTTCACCGACAGCTCCATGACCTACCAAAGGTCGCAACATGAGATGGTCACGCGAACCGGAGACTCGACTGGACGGCTGATGAGGTACGACCCACGAACAGGAAAGGTTGTCGTGCTCCAGTCCGGCATCACTTACCCCAATGGCCTTGCCATGAGCGCCGATAGGACACATCTCATCATCTCATCGACTGGACCATGCAAGCTACTAAGGTATTGGATCAAGGGCTCCAAGATTGGCACAATGGAGCTATTCGCTAATCTTCCGGGCTATCCCGATAATGTGAGGCCCGACAAGAGAGGAGGATATTGGGTGGCGCTACACCGTGAGAAGAACGAAGATCCCTTCAGGGTCGATAGCCACTTGCTAGCTTTGAGGGTAAGTGGTCAAGGACAAATCATTGAGGAAATGCGAGGACCCAAGAGCGTCAGGCCAACCGAGATAGTGGAGAGGAAAGGTGGAAGACTATTCATGGGATCCGTCGAGCTTCCTTACGTATCCGTTGTCACACGCAAATCAACGCAAATAGAGATCAATTAGGGATGTGTAGTATAAGATATTTCGTAGTGTTACCTTATTTTTTTTCTGTTTCgtatattttattattattagcatATATTTTTTTACTTGATTTTTCTATTGTAAGACGATCATATACCATCATTAATAATATATATATCAACTGATCTTCATGTtcaaaataaaaatatatcaacTGATCTTCTATGAAAACACTATAAAATAGTTCAGTCATGAGTTTAAAAAGACACTTGCGGTTTGCAGTGAATACCGAGAACTGTTACAAGTCACAAGAACGAAAACTCTAATCTGCTTGCAAAAAGAAAAATTCAATGGAAGCCAGGCCACGACTCAAACTACAAACCCTGACAGCGTTACCGCTGAACAAGGAGATGATTTTGGACTACGCAACCCACAAACTTAACAACATATTCGTTCATGCATTTGATCCAGAAAAGAAAAACCGTTCACGGACCAACACAGGGTAACTTGTATGTTGCACAAAAACATCACAGATCTTCCTTTACACTACAAAGAATTGTCACATTATTGTTCATCGCACCAACTGTCCATGAATAATCCAATCTCCAGACGTATATATATCCCCACTCACCTGCACATACGAAAAACGCCATATACAAAATACACAAGTGCCAACTCGGACCGATTCAATGAACAGCTACACCCCTCACTCCCGATCAACAGCTGTGTCACTCCCTTCTCCTACCTGTGCTACAACATGCCGTCACAGCGGCAGCCAAGAAAAAAAGAGCGTGAAAAGAACATGGGTAGAATAAGTTTCCATCTGCGAACCACTGTACTTCCTGCCTAGATTAGCCCGGTGTAGGTATTGCCTGTGCCTGCGTGGAGGGGCATCATTCCGGTGCTGGCACCACCATAAGGGTGGTGAGCACCGGCAGGTGCGAACGGGTTGGCTCCGAACGGGTTCGCAGGGGCTGCCTGGAATTGCTGCTGCTGGTGGACCTGAGGGTGGTGGCTGGCCATCATCATCTGCTGCTGGAGCATGAAGGCCTGCTGCTGCTGGGCCATGGTGGCCATCTGCACAGCATGGGGCGCCGCGTACCCGTTCGAGCCGTAGAATGGATCCTGCATTGGTGCTGGCTGCTGCATCATCAGGGCGGCACCGGGGGTCTCCCAGGGGTTATAGCTCGCGGGCTGGCTCGCTCGTCGGTTCGCATCATCGTATAGGCTGTCAAGGGTGAGCAAGTCTAGTCCACCAGCCTGCAAAGAAGCCAAGTTCAGCATGGTCAAGGATTGTTCAGCAAGACAGAGTGTTGTTGCACATACAGAAAAAATGTATCGTACCAATTTTTTGCCTGAAGCGGCAGCAGTTTCATTTGAACTGGGTGCAGTGACAAGGGCCAGTTCCCAGCCCGTGACTCCATTTTCAAAAGAGGGAGCGGCTTTGGGCACGTCATCTGCAGTGATGAGCAGACAGTAAGTGGCGTGCATTTCACTTGGACCAAAGTCAAGCAGTGAAAGAAGCACCAGTTTTTTGTTCACCAAAGGGATATTTACCTATTGGAATAATTGCCAGCGCTAGAGCGTTCTTCTCATCAATTTCAGCTACAGAAGGGTGTGTCTCATTCAGACCCTAACAAGGAAAGGAAGTATTAGCAGGATCATACATGGCTAGTGACCTCTTTGTCAGTAGCACGGAATGTTACCAGCAAGTCAGCTGGTTGAGATGCAGGTGCTTCCTCTGTTACTGGTTCTGGTTCTGGCTCCGGCTCTTGTTCCACTTCGGGTTCTGAAACAGGAGGAGGTGAAGTTGGCTTCACTTCCTCCTCTGGCTCTTTGTTGTACTCTATAGCCAGTATGGCCTAAAAACAGATCAAATGTGATTAGAGAGAACTCAACAAGGGACTCATAAGGAAGGAAAATCGCGCGAATCAATGATTGAAATGGTTGAAGGGCATCCTAAAAGACTCCATACTAAGTAATTACTACCAATTTGCATTAGATGAGAAATTCCAATTTTATGCAATTGTGCACAGATCTGATCATGCTAAtcaattattaggatcaacatatttGTTCTTCTAGTTTAAAGCTCATTTGGCATGCAGTGCATGAATTTAAGCTACAACTTCTTATATATTCAGATCAGGACTAACACACCCGCTTACCACAAAGCTAACTGGAGAGAGTAACATAATTAAAAAGAAATCCCAAATAACAACAGTAGCAACCAATGCTAGTTCTTTTGTTAGAACTCGTTCTAAACTAAATTTATTATCTTCTTGATAGTGAATATACTCTGATATCCTCATAAAACATATCTTACTTGGTGTCCAAACAGACCAATAACAAAGTTCAGGTTTTAACAGTTTCCAGACCTTATCTTTCATTGCAGGAGCATCTGCCACATATTCTTCCATAGTTTGCAAAAATGACAACGGAGGCTGCATACGTTACCATTAGAATATTGTCAGCAGCTTGCTAATGTAGAAAACAAATACCAGAGAATTGAAAATCAAATATTTAACGAACCTGTTCAATTTTCAAAAACTTCTCACCACGTCCTACATGAATTGTTTTACACACTTCATAAAATTCCGATAATCTCTCAGACTGGGTAACAcaaatgaaaaagaaaagtatATGAGCACCCAATGATATCAGTTAGGTTACATACTTAGTCAACATAGTTCACAAAGATGAAATCAGTGATTCAGAATTTCAATTTGAAAATGGCCCAGCATCACTAGAGCTGATGATGTTGAAGTGGGAAAAAAACATGCTTGAGATGCATACAGCTAACTCTCATTGAAGAGAAATATCACATGGAGAAGAGATTGCTTAAATGGACTGAGGTGGCTGCCTCAATATTAGTCAGACTGTTTTCATCAAATCAAGCACCGAAGAAAAAATAGTCTATCTATGGGCAAGATCACAAGAATCTATAAATAACCCTAGTCTGTCTTGCCGAAGTGCTAATATATTTCCAGCACACTTTATACTGGCCAAGATTTTGAGTTATGTTGTGATAAGCAATGGAAAAACAATCCAACAAACAATTTAAGAGTGGGTGGGCACCAGAACGGAATAGGAGATGTACCTGGTTAGTTGCTCTTTTGTATATATCAAGTGCCCTAACAGCGTCATTTCTTTGCATCTCAAAGAACTGCAACAGTGAATATGGTGTAAATTGGACAATAATAAAATAGCTAGTGATTTAGCAGTTTTATTGTAAACTTATCGCAAGTGGCAAGGACAGGAATTTCACCTTGTCAACAAGATTGATTGTTCCATCACTAATGGCGGTGTAGATCTTAACACTCTCCAAAGCAACCTTCCAGTGATGCATAAAACAAAGTCAAGTGATGCCGAAACCGTTCATATAGTAATATACAATGATAAAAATGAAACAAGCATGACAtctaaaaaaagaaagagaggAAATAAGCATGCTACTTACCATTGAAAGCGCATGTTGGATTATAACATTATAAGAGGATGCCCCTTGTGGCTGCAAAATTGGAGTACTTCGCATTTAACACTTCAACATTACATAAAAATAGGAGTTGGTGAAACTGAAGACATCATGGTGGGCAAAATCCTCATTACCTGGCAAGCAAGGAGTCGGAAAAGAAGCTGCTGCAGTGGTGGCAGATGATCAAGCACACCAACAGTATCAAGATCCCTAGTCCTCTGGGAATATCAGAATTGTCCATAAAAACAAAATGTGAATTGACTGTTGTAACACATTCATTTTATGTATTGGCATATATTTCAAATAGTATAAAAAGATAGTTGTAAGTTCAGAGGGAATTATATTATGCATTGAAAATGCTATGTAGTAACCATCCAAACAAATGTAACATGCTCCATATTATTATATTAACTGAaggaaaatataaaatgaaaaaatTCAAGAAAGTCTCACAAATACAGGTAAGATGACTAAAACTAAATTGTTTATATTATTACTTCAGTTATTGAAGGGAAAACTAGCATCGGGTTACATACCGGAGGGTCTGACTCCACATCATACTTCAGCACGCGGAAACATTCAAGTCTCTCTTCTAAATATAAAGCATAAGTGCGTACCCATGCAGAATAATCCCAAGCTGAATGGACCAGCAGAGAGCAAACAATCATGAAACATTCTCAAATCATAATCTCCAATGGAAGTACAACGGTAGTACTAGTATGAAACTAGAAATAGTACCTCCTGAACTAGAATCATCCTTAAAGTAGGCCATATTTAGCATATGTGATCTAGATCTTCCATAATTAATTAGCTCTTCACGAAATGTGGGATCAACTTCTCGAAGGGCACGGTGTATGACAATTAATGTCTTCAGTGCAACCTAAAGAATAAATAATCAAGCAAATAATGTCCATAAGTTCTTTGCTGCATCACATCATCAACCATGAAAACCGTTATTAACAAACGGAAAACGTTCACCATTGAAATATAGATTTTTGAGAAAATTATAAAAACCCAAATTTGAATTTGCTGAAGTTTAAACACATATGTAGTTCTTCGAATATTCATAATTAAGCGCCATAACGGAGGAGATAAGTTATTTTAACAGGAAAAAAATCAGATATGCCTCCAAGTTTGGAACAAAATCCAGCATGCCAAGCCAAACCATCCATCCAATCCCGACAATACTATTATAAAAAAGGCAACTAGAGTGGTGTACAAAACTTGAAGTTAAGACATTTCAAGTTTTAGAAAGGGTAAACATATACATTTTATCATAGTTTCATGAATATTATAGATACAAAAGGTTTAAAAAGATTACACATAATACTTGAGGTAAAACAGGTTCCCAATAACGAAACACAACTACTACATTCTAACAGCACATAGTGAGAAGAAAACAAAGGTGACAACATCATATTTGAGTATATCAAATGGCAGAAATAAGTCCATACCGCCCAATTTCGTGTCTTCGAAAGACGCCTGGCAAGGGCATGAATGCAATAAGCTACATCTGCCCGTGGCCTTGCAGCAGAAATGGAAAGGAAAATTTCTGCAAACCAATATTCATGTGATTGATGGAGGTTAGAAAATATAATTACTAATAGTCCAAGTAAAAATTAGCATGTCGGCAATATGATACCATGTTTCTACAAACAAAAGTACGCATTCCAAAATAAGTGAATTTATAGCAGAGCAGTGCATGTCGTTGAAAAATATTTTGTTCTGACATATATTCAGTGGGATTTGAATGCATGCTAAAAAAATTCACAAAGGATGTACAGCTTGGCTTTCATCTAAGAGACAGGATATGCATTACCTCTTATGTATTTCTCCCTTGATGGACGCTCACTATGGTTCGTGGCTTTCACAATTGCAATGTCCAGTTCCTGTTTTCGGGAGAAACATTAAGCCAGCAATGAGTGAAGTGTAATAACACTAGAGGTCCAAACATGGAAAGTTTCAAATACTATACATATGAATCATAAATAAAATAAACTCCAACCTTATAATCACTGTTTACTTTCGCCAAGCTCACAGTCGTCGTGTCCTTGAGGGCTCCAAGGTACTTCCTGAGGCTCTGCTGAGTGCCACCGCCCGCCATTGTCCTCAGTTCAGAGTGTGTATCCTAGCTGGTCTGATTGTGCAGCAAAGAAACAAACATGGTGTAAGAGGTTGTTTTCCAACAGACTGAACTAACAATCAAACATATAATAGTTGGATGACAGATACACCGGGACAGCTTCATTTCAGCAAAGCAAACAAGGGTGGAGGGACAAGACACTATCACCTAACTAAGAATCATTTATAAAAAGTCCACTGCAAGCGTAAGCTCGAATCGACATCAAAACAAGTACTGCATATTATTAACAGAGTTAAACAAGATGTTCACAGCAACGATCCAAGAACAACTTCACCAAAACAAAATGTTTTCAGATGAGCTGCCAACAGAAGAGGGCGATGCAGGCGAACAAACACTACCAAAATCTCTGACGCAAACAACGgcaaagaggaacatgaacatgaTACGGAAGTGGATTCACATAATTCACCGAATAACAGAGCAAGACACCACTCACCCAC
It includes:
- the LOC127313559 gene encoding protein STRICTOSIDINE SYNTHASE-LIKE 10-like, which codes for MAIGTRGLAAVAMISVALLLLLIFPTTAAAAAVPSIDARRTRHLPLPPGLLRGPESVAFDNKGQGPYSGVSDGRVLRWNGDALGWTTYSYSPGYSSEACTASALRPETATESQCGRPLGLRFHLNSGYLYVADAYKGLMRVAPGGGEAMVLVTEVDGVPLRFTNGVDVDQVTGEVYFTDSSMTYQRSQHEMVTRTGDSTGRLMRYDPRTGKVVVLQSGITYPNGLAMSADRTHLIISSTGPCKLLRYWIKGSKIGTMELFANLPGYPDNVRPDKRGGYWVALHREKNEDPFRVDSHLLALRVSGQGQIIEEMRGPKSVRPTEIVERKGGRLFMGSVELPYVSVVTRKSTQIEIN
- the LOC127318007 gene encoding putative clathrin assembly protein At5g35200 is translated as MAGGGTQQSLRKYLGALKDTTTVSLAKVNSDYKELDIAIVKATNHSERPSREKYIREIFLSISAARPRADVAYCIHALARRLSKTRNWAVALKTLIVIHRALREVDPTFREELINYGRSRSHMLNMAYFKDDSSSGAWDYSAWVRTYALYLEERLECFRVLKYDVESDPPRTRDLDTVGVLDHLPPLQQLLFRLLACQPQGASSYNVIIQHALSMVALESVKIYTAISDGTINLVDKFFEMQRNDAVRALDIYKRATNQSERLSEFYEVCKTIHVGRGEKFLKIEQPPLSFLQTMEEYVADAPAMKDKAILAIEYNKEPEEEVKPTSPPPVSEPEVEQEPEPEPEPVTEEAPASQPADLLGLNETHPSVAEIDEKNALALAIIPIDDVPKAAPSFENGVTGWELALVTAPSSNETAAASGKKLAGGLDLLTLDSLYDDANRRASQPASYNPWETPGAALMMQQPAPMQDPFYGSNGYAAPHAVQMATMAQQQQAFMLQQQMMMASHHPQVHQQQQFQAAPANPFGANPFAPAGAHHPYGGASTGMMPLHAGTGNTYTGLI